The genomic window TGTCTTTGGTCCATTTGTTGGAGaataatatgtattttaataCTTGATCACAATAGTGTTACACTAACAAAAGACATGGCCTCAAGAAGACTTGGAAGACACATAAAAACGTAGCACCCAAGAAACAACCAAAGGAACAACTATATGTATAATTGTTGTGATTCTCAcattctctctatctcttgttctgtttttggtttacttgttctagagagaaagaacaagaacacATTTACTTTTAAGACTACATTGTTAATATCTTGGATAATCTTACACAacataaacacacacatacatatagtGGTTTTTCTCCACTTGCTACACTACACACACTTAGACTCTAGACCACATCACTGTCCTAAGACTTACATCAGCCACTCTACTATGTTGGAACTCCTAACTCCTTAATTCACTCTTACACAACATGACTCTATCTTAgactaacaagtaacaacacaACACTTATTCGTTATGTTGGACCTTAActagacaacaacaaaacacttATTCGTATGGGCCTTATCTCATCACTTATGGCCcaacacacaaaacacaaacccattTAGTTTGttaactttcttctcttcacgaCGTCTCTTCTCCgacatcgtcttcttcttccgttgcttcttcctctgttcttcatcttcttcttcacaccaagcttttcttcttgtatgaTTTAATCTAGGATTCTCACTTCCAACAATAATATCACAACTTTGAAACCAAACCTGGTTTTGTTTAAGCTACGCATTTTCCGTTGAACCAACTCCAGACTTAAAAGATAGTTCCAAATTCCAATGAGCTAGGTCAAACAAAAGATAAggttatttttaaagtatacaCCAAATTCTCCAGAGTACACATTTTATGTGCATTGTGACACCACAATCAGCATGTGTagaaccatcttcttctttttttttcaatttgtagaaccatcttcttgaattttgtttttcctcgCATATGTCGCACCATAGGCACAACATATCTCTTAATCTCTGCTATACCGTTATTGGTAACAGAGCAGAAGTAAACTTAGAATAGACATAAGTCACAATCAGCACACCAGTATCggtttcttaatttgattaataaaaaagaagaattcagATGTAATGTATTATGCATAGCATTTTATCCATAGTTGTTCCTTTGGTTGTTTCTTGTGTGCGACGTTTTTTACCAACAGGCTCCATATACCATATTTTAATTGAAGCCCAATCAGGCCCACgtttggtttagggttttagtttatatatatcatattttactgtataaaaagaaaactaaaatatgacagtaatataaaaaagttCTGTCTGGTTCTAGTAATTACACCTAATTTGTACTCTATCTGAATAAATCTCcatatcttttttgttcacccatattttaaatttttttctgtttataatTAGTCGTAGTATGTAACCATTTTGTCCTTGTTTTTAGTCTTCGTATCCATCTCGGTGTTGGATAGCTACGAGCTAAAGATTATGCTTACGATGCAAACAATCATGGAATCCCACACACATCAAATAATTCAGGATAGCAAGAAATGGGTAGGAAATTGTAGCTTTAgctaaattttgaagaaatctcaaataatTAAGTAGTTTTCGCAATAAGGGCACATATGTTCCATATTATGAGGCACAAATGACAACTAGGTATAGTTTCTCATAGGCAATAGTAATCAACTTCTACGTTATGCCCTTCGTCAGATTTATTGCCAAGATTTGTGTGGTTGTTTTGGGATTCAAAGTCACTTAATGTTATCtgaaagtaaatatttttaagtaacttaatttatttatttttatgtcaGTTTGATCTATATAAACTAGTGATGTTTAGTTGTTAAAAAGGTTTCGTGGTGTAGTTGGTTATCACGTCAGTCTAACACACTGAAGGTCTCCGGTTCGAACCCGGGCGAAGCCATTATCTTTATATTATTACTCTTTTTTGtcattatcttttgtttaCAGTCTCTGTTTTTCTAACTGATTAAGGTGATTAGTGTTGAAGTTACTTGTTAAGTTAGTATAGACAATGTGTTTGATTTACTGATATATGTTATTGTATTGATATTGATCTTACGAGACAAGAATGTGTTAGGCTTTGATCACGTTTTCAACAGGAAATCTGatcatttattttccaaatcatatattctctctcttttggggacaattttatttcttagcGCGCGATAACCTCATTTCCTGCCATTGATAGTACATTAGTACTAGCCATTTTCCAAGATATGTTGAAGTCCTTACCCACTAGCATCTCAAGGCCCTTAAGCTCAACCATGAAGCTTTTACTCTCTCCTTCATCTTCAGAACCCACCACATACATCTGCTCCTTGGAGCTTACCTCAATCGTCTTGGTCTCATTGGAGATTGAACTTCCATTAAGAAGTATTTCAGAAACTTTCCATGTTCCTTTAAGTCCCAAAACAATCACTTTCTCAATCACCAAACCTTGGCTCAACGCAAACTGACCTTCTTTCACTTGCGACCATATCTTCACACTCTCATTTCCAACCGATGCGTAGAAGTCAATGTACGTTGACTTCCCGTTTCCAAGTTTCATCTCCGGAagctcatcatcatcaagaaagAGTTTCCCGGAGGCGTATCCCTCTGATGCTCCCGCCGGGAAAGCGACGACTAGACTAAACGGCGTCGTTCTTGCTTCTTTAGAAATCTACCCACCTTGTTGCATGGGTAGTATCGCGTTCTGGTAAAGATGCACGTTCACAACGTTAAACGGAGCGGGGAGGGTGAAAAGCCTCCCGTTCTTTGAAACAACGACCTGAGTCATGTCAAACATGTGGTACCAAGAACCTGGTGGGAACAGTGCTTCAACTTGGGTTTTACCTTGTTCAAGAACCGGCGATATCATTAAGCTGCTTCCGAGCAAGAACTGTTTGCTCAAACCGTAGCATTCAGTGAACTCagggaaagagaagaagagcgGTCTAGCGATTGGTGCACCACTCATATGGGCTTCGTAGTTGAGAGTGTAGAGAAAAGGAAGGAGTTTGTATCTCATCCCAAGAGCGTTACGAGCTGACTCTGCTACTGTTCCCCATTGGTAAAGCTCTTTTCTTGGAGCGTAGTAATCAGCGTGATCTCTTGAAAAGGGGTAAAACGCACCAACTTCAATCCAACGGTTGCAGAGTTCTTCTGGTGTTGGAGGAAAGAATCCACATATATCTGAACCAACCATAGGAACtccaaaaattccaaaattcaACATCGTTGAGATAGATACTTGCAAGCTCTGCCATGTTCCTTGGTTATCTCCAGTCCAGTGAGCAGCATATTGACCTGAACCAACAAAAGTGGACCGTGACAATATAAATGGACGTTTGCCTTGGACAGCAAGCAAGGCCTTGTGGGTCGCTATGGCCTCAGAGAACCCGTAGATGCTGTGAGCGTCGTACTCACGAACACCATTGTAGTGATAAGCACTTGTGGGAATAGTCTTGAACCCTAGAGAAGCTTTGTGTCCAGTAGCATTGATCTTGTAAGGTGGAATGGTGGATCATCCCAGCTTGTATTGGTTATATTCTTGCAGTCCAAGCAACACGTTACACCAGGTTCTCCCCCACTCGGACACTGTTTTCCCTCCGGGATTATATGCACAATCCAGAGCAGAAATTAGAGACCTCATTCATGTCGATCCAAAGACCATCAATGGGTACTAACTCATGGAAACGTCGAATTTCATCGCCCCACCAAGAAACCGTTTTCGGGTTAAGGAAATCAGGGAAGTAAACTGGACCAGGCCACACTTGAGCCAAGAAAGGCTTTCCTTCATATTTAATGAACACATCACTAGCCATGCCTCTTTGGTATACACCGTAACTCGCGTTGACACCAATACCAGGATCTTTTATCACAACATACTTCATTCCCATCTTATGGATTCTATCCAAGAAACTCAATAGCTTAGCATGAGGAAAATTCACAAGATCCAAAGTGAAGTCCTTGTAACCATCCATGTAATCAGCATCGTTCCAAATCACATCAAGAGGGATCTTAGCCTTTTGGTAATTATCCACCACATCTTTAACAACTGATACATTACGGTACCCCCATCTACATTGGTGAAACCCTAGAGCACAAATTAGGTTAAAGATTAGTAAGAAACCACATAAGTTACAGTTAAACTAAGACAAGTGAGA from Arabidopsis thaliana chromosome 3, partial sequence includes these protein-coding regions:
- a CDS encoding Glycosyl hydrolases family 31 protein (Glycosyl hydrolases family 31 protein; FUNCTIONS IN: hydrolase activity, hydrolyzing O-glycosyl compounds; INVOLVED IN: carbohydrate metabolic process; LOCATED IN: endomembrane system; EXPRESSED IN: embryo, sepal, pedicel, flower; EXPRESSED DURING: 4 anthesis, C globular stage, petal differentiation and expansion stage; CONTAINS InterPro DOMAIN/s: Glycoside hydrolase, family 31 (InterPro:IPR000322), Glycoside hydrolase, catalytic core (InterPro:IPR017853); BEST Arabidopsis thaliana protein match is: alpha-xylosidase 1 (TAIR:AT1G68560.1); Has 5440 Blast hits to 5077 proteins in 1113 species: Archae - 86; Bacteria - 3115; Metazoa - 813; Fungi - 823; Plants - 272; Viruses - 2; Other Eukaryotes - 329 (source: NCBI BLink).), whose protein sequence is MASCLSLLVAIILCFSSLQCSNAIGKGYRLISMEKSPDDGSFIGYLQVKQSNKIYGSDITILRLFINYRTDHRLRVHITDAKKQRWEVPYNLLRREQPPNVIGKSRKSPVTVQEISGPELILIFTVDPFSFAVRRRSNGETIFNTSSSDESFGEMVFKDQYLEISTSLPKDASLYGFGENSQANGIKLVPNEPYTLFTEDVSAFNLNTDLYGSHPVYMDLRNVSGKAYAHSVLLLNSHGMDVFYRGDSLTYKVIGGVFDFYFFAGPSPLNVVDQYTSLIGRPAPMPYWSLGFHQCRWGYRNVSVVKDVVDNYQKAKIPLDVIWNDADYMDGYKDFTLDLVNFPHAKLLSFLDRIHKMGMKYVVIKDPGIGVNASYGVYQRGMASDVFIKYEGKPFLAQVWPGPVYFPDFLNPKTVSWWGDEIRRFHELVPIDGLWIDMNEINATGHKASLGFKTIPTSAYHYNGVREYDAHSIYGFSEAIATHKALLAVQGKRPFILSRSTFVGSGQYAAHWTGDNQGTWQSLQVSISTMLNFGIFGVPMVGSDICGFFPPTPEELCNRWIEVGAFYPFSRDHADYYAPRKELYQWGTVAESARNALGMRYKLLPFLYTLNYEAHMSGAPIARPLFFSFPEFTECYGLSKQFLLGSSLMISPVLEQGKTQVEALFPPGSWYHMFDMTQVVVSKNGRLFTLPAPFNVVNVHLYQNAILPMQQVVAFPAGASEGYASGKLFLDDDELPEMKLGNGKSTYIDFYASVGNESVKIWSQVKEGQFALSQGLVIEKVIVLGLKGTWKVSEILLNGSSISNETKTIEVSSKEQMYVVGSEDEGESKSFMVELKGLEMLVGKDFNISWKMASTNVLSMAGNEVIAR